From the genome of Neodiprion pinetum isolate iyNeoPine1 chromosome 3, iyNeoPine1.2, whole genome shotgun sequence, one region includes:
- the coro gene encoding coronin-1C-A, whose translation MSFRVVRSSKFRHVYGTALKREQCYDNIRVSKSSWDSTFCAVNPKFLAIIVESAGGGAFIVLPHNKVGRIPADYPLVGGHKGPVLDIAWCPHNDNVIASGSEDCVVKVWQIPDSGLSRTLTEPVVDLQLHQRRVGLVLWHPTALNVLLTAGSDNLVIIWNVGTGEALVRIDSHPDVVYSACWNWDGSRLVTTCKDKKIRLLEPRSGEVLEEAIAHEGTKATRAIFLRGGLIFTTGFSKMSERQYSLRAPDMLGEPIVMVELDTSNGVMFPLYDPDTNLVFLCGKGDSVIRYFEITPEPPFVHYINTFQTPDPQRGIGMMPKRGCDVNSCEISRFYRLNNSGFCQVVSMTVPRKSELFQEDLYPDTPGHAAAITAEEWESGSDAEPILISLRDGYQPAAAKNDLKVHKKANVLGKSAKVGATAAQSAAPPASNVSDEVLKELAEEIRKLKAVIVKHEGRIRVLEAAAALQMKEQERNEKVSPTEKDVLAADEV comes from the exons ATGTCTTTTCGTGTGGTGCGAAGCAGCAAATTCCGTCATGTCTATGGCACGGCATTGAAACGGGAACAATGCTACGATAACATCAGGGTGTCCAAGTCCTCATGGGACTCAACCTTTTGCGCTGTTAATCCAAAGTTCCTCGCCATCATTGTCGAGTCTGCTGGAGGCGGTGCTTTTATAGTACTTCCTCATAACAAG GTGGGTAGAATTCCAGCCGATTATCCCTTAGTGGGTGGACACAAGGGACCAGTTTTGGATATAGCATGGTGCCCGCACAATGACAATGTCATAGCATCAGGGTCGGAGGATTGCGTCGTTAAAGTATGGCAGATCCCTGACAGTGGATTGTCCCGCACCCTCACGGAGCCTGTGGTTGATCTACAGCTGCATCAACGCAGAGTAGGACTTGTTCTCTGGCACCCAACTGCACTGAATGTACTTCTTACCGCAGGCTCTGACAATTTGGTTATAATTTGGAATGTGGGAACTGGTGAAGCCTTGGTGCGCATTGACTCCCATCCCGATGTTGTTTACTCAGCTTGTTGGAACTGGGATGGGTCCCGTTTAGTCACTACTTGTAAGGACAAGAAAATTCGCCTACTTGAACCTAGATCTGGAGAAGTTCTGGAAGAAGCCATTGCTCATGAAGGCACCAAGGCCACTCGAGCTATTTTTCTTAG ggGTGGCCTCATCTTCACAACAGGTTTCAGCAAAATGTCAGAGAGGCAGTATTCACTCCGTGCTCCCGATATGTTAGGTGAACCCATAGTCATGGTGGAATTGGACACAAGCAACGGAGTCATGTTTCCATTGTACGATCCTGATACAAACTTAGTCTTCCTGTGTGGCAAAGGCGACTCTGTGATTCGTTATTTTGAGATCACTCCTGAGCCGCCCTTTGTCCACTATATCAACACCTTCCAGACGCCGGATCCTCAGCGAGGGATAGGAATGATGCCAAAACGTGGCTGCGATGTCAACAGTTGCGAAATATCTCGTTTCTATCGTCTCAATAATTCTGGATTCTGCCAAGTCGTTTCCATGACCGTACCAAGAAAG TCCGAACTATTCCAAGAAGACTTGTATCCGGACACTCCAGGACATGCAGCTGCCATTACTGCAGAGGAATGGGAATCCGGTTCAGATGCTGAACCCATTCTGATTTCCTTGAGGGATGGTTATCAGCCAGCAGCGGCAAAGAACGATCTTAAGGTGCACAAGAAAGCCAATGTATTGGGTAAAAGTGCCAAAGTTGGTGCTACCGCGGCTCAAAGTGCCGCACCACCAGCCTCCAATGTTTCG GATGAAGTTCTAAAGGAGCTTGCCGAAGAGATAAGAAAGTTGAAGGCTGTAATCGTAAAACACGAGGGAAGAATTCGTGTACTCGAGGCTGCGGCTGCTCTGCAAATGAAAGAGCAGGAGAGAAATGAGAAAGTTTCTCCTACCGAAAAAGATGTTTTAGCTGCCGATGAGGTCTAA